In Mercenaria mercenaria strain notata chromosome 13, MADL_Memer_1, whole genome shotgun sequence, a single window of DNA contains:
- the LOC123529275 gene encoding uncharacterized protein LOC123529275 isoform X3, with amino-acid sequence MHVYNTAHLSHPVTFGAQHGAAACLLVWIRKDVRTNGRSMKHSVGWSNFTGVILLTYMRSGSSLTGDILQQNSNVFYVFEPLRILRDLIKHKKQIQWLNGTVSAIATLNTTDVKRQALIGWLTCNFSLVYAQSFEDSNFLYFGKQTASYNECIYKNYNITITDHSQNVTRIYVRTPAFRRGLEDKCLKRLQNACLSSKVRIIKTIRTSMLTAEAILTELKECKVIHVIRDPRATVLSQIRNDGCNEKRNSTLDCAKRHCENVWNDTLVKEKMLKRFPYRILTILYENVVSKPSLMAELMYKFVGMQFSEVISKYVNRIVLEGNVTGCNVCERSWQVGKHSNTSTYRKLLLERMKRIDILYINSVCKEVLNHYKYKFDIR; translated from the exons ATGCATGTATATAATACTGCACACTTGTcccaccctgtgacatttggcgcccaacatggggcCGCGGCATGCTTGCTTG TATGGATTAGAAAAGATGTGCGGACAAACGGTCGAAGCATGAAACACTCTGTTG GATGGTCCAACTTTACGGGTGTCATTTTATTGACATATATGAGAAGTGGCTCGTCTTTAACTGGAGACATTCTGCAGCAGAACAGCAATGTATTCTATGTGTTTGAACCTCTCAGAATACTTCGAGATCTCATCAAACACAAGAAACAGATACAATGGCTGAACGGAACTGTCAG cGCTATAGCAACGCTGAATACTACAGATGTAAAGCGACAAGCTCTTATTGGATGGTTAACCTGCAATTTCTCACTGGTATACGCACAATCGTTTGAAGATTCAAATTTTCTCTATTTCGGAAAGCAGACTGCGTCCTATAATGAATGTATCTATAAGAACTACAACATTACAATAACAGATCACAGTCAAAATGTAACCAGAATTTATGTACGAACTCCCGCCTTTCGTCGAGGTTTGGAGGATAAGTGTTTGAAGAGACTTCAAAACGCATGCCTATCCTCCAAAGTCCGAATTATCAAAACAATTCGCACATCGATGCTAACTGCAGAGGCGATTTTAACAGAGTTAAAGGAGTGTAAAGTGATTCATGTGATAAGGGATCCTAGAGCTACGGTGTTATCTCAAATACGTAACGATGGTtgtaatgaaaaaagaaattctaCGCTAGACTGTGCTAAGCGACATTGTGAAAATGTTTGGAATGACACTCTtgtcaaagaaaaaatgttaaaacgatTCCCTTACCGTATTTTAACCATATTGTATGAGAATGTTGTCTCTAAACCTAGTTTAATGGCAGAattaatgtataaatttgttgGAATGCAATTTTCTGAAGTTATTAGTAAATACGTTAATAGAATAGTATTAGAAGGTAATGTGACTGGGTGCAACGTATGTGAACGATCGTGGCAGGTTGGGAAGCATTCTAACACGTCTACATACCGTAAATTGTTGTTGGAAAGAATGAAACGGATtgacatattatatataaacagTGTTTGTAAAGAAGTATTGAATCattataaatacaaatttgacATAAGATAG
- the LOC123529275 gene encoding uncharacterized protein LOC123529275 isoform X4 gives MKHSVGWSNFTGVILLTYMRSGSSLTGDILQQNSNVFYVFEPLRILRDLIKHKKQIQWLNGTVSAIATLNTTDVKRQALIGWLTCNFSLVYAQSFEDSNFLYFGKQTASYNECIYKNYNITITDHSQNVTRIYVRTPAFRRGLEDKCLKRLQNACLSSKVRIIKTIRTSMLTAEAILTELKECKVIHVIRDPRATVLSQIRNDGCNEKRNSTLDCAKRHCENVWNDTLVKEKMLKRFPYRILTILYENVVSKPSLMAELMYKFVGMQFSEVISKYVNRIVLEGNVTGCNVCERSWQVGKHSNTSTYRKLLLERMKRIDILYINSVCKEVLNHYKYKFDIR, from the exons ATGAAACACTCTGTTG GATGGTCCAACTTTACGGGTGTCATTTTATTGACATATATGAGAAGTGGCTCGTCTTTAACTGGAGACATTCTGCAGCAGAACAGCAATGTATTCTATGTGTTTGAACCTCTCAGAATACTTCGAGATCTCATCAAACACAAGAAACAGATACAATGGCTGAACGGAACTGTCAG cGCTATAGCAACGCTGAATACTACAGATGTAAAGCGACAAGCTCTTATTGGATGGTTAACCTGCAATTTCTCACTGGTATACGCACAATCGTTTGAAGATTCAAATTTTCTCTATTTCGGAAAGCAGACTGCGTCCTATAATGAATGTATCTATAAGAACTACAACATTACAATAACAGATCACAGTCAAAATGTAACCAGAATTTATGTACGAACTCCCGCCTTTCGTCGAGGTTTGGAGGATAAGTGTTTGAAGAGACTTCAAAACGCATGCCTATCCTCCAAAGTCCGAATTATCAAAACAATTCGCACATCGATGCTAACTGCAGAGGCGATTTTAACAGAGTTAAAGGAGTGTAAAGTGATTCATGTGATAAGGGATCCTAGAGCTACGGTGTTATCTCAAATACGTAACGATGGTtgtaatgaaaaaagaaattctaCGCTAGACTGTGCTAAGCGACATTGTGAAAATGTTTGGAATGACACTCTtgtcaaagaaaaaatgttaaaacgatTCCCTTACCGTATTTTAACCATATTGTATGAGAATGTTGTCTCTAAACCTAGTTTAATGGCAGAattaatgtataaatttgttgGAATGCAATTTTCTGAAGTTATTAGTAAATACGTTAATAGAATAGTATTAGAAGGTAATGTGACTGGGTGCAACGTATGTGAACGATCGTGGCAGGTTGGGAAGCATTCTAACACGTCTACATACCGTAAATTGTTGTTGGAAAGAATGAAACGGATtgacatattatatataaacagTGTTTGTAAAGAAGTATTGAATCattataaatacaaatttgacATAAGATAG
- the LOC123529275 gene encoding uncharacterized protein LOC123529275 isoform X2, whose amino-acid sequence MLRGYGLYILRLRLRSMKLGILCLVTTASVLTLTVWIRKDVRTNGRSMKHSVGWSNFTGVILLTYMRSGSSLTGDILQQNSNVFYVFEPLRILRDLIKHKKQIQWLNGTVSAIATLNTTDVKRQALIGWLTCNFSLVYAQSFEDSNFLYFGKQTASYNECIYKNYNITITDHSQNVTRIYVRTPAFRRGLEDKCLKRLQNACLSSKVRIIKTIRTSMLTAEAILTELKECKVIHVIRDPRATVLSQIRNDGCNEKRNSTLDCAKRHCENVWNDTLVKEKMLKRFPYRILTILYENVVSKPSLMAELMYKFVGMQFSEVISKYVNRIVLEGNVTGCNVCERSWQVGKHSNTSTYRKLLLERMKRIDILYINSVCKEVLNHYKYKFDIR is encoded by the exons ATGCTAAGAGGATACGGACTGTATATTCTGAGATTACGACTAAGGTCTATGAAGTTGGGGATTCTGTGCCTAGTTACTACAGCTTCAGTTTTAACTCTAACAG TATGGATTAGAAAAGATGTGCGGACAAACGGTCGAAGCATGAAACACTCTGTTG GATGGTCCAACTTTACGGGTGTCATTTTATTGACATATATGAGAAGTGGCTCGTCTTTAACTGGAGACATTCTGCAGCAGAACAGCAATGTATTCTATGTGTTTGAACCTCTCAGAATACTTCGAGATCTCATCAAACACAAGAAACAGATACAATGGCTGAACGGAACTGTCAG cGCTATAGCAACGCTGAATACTACAGATGTAAAGCGACAAGCTCTTATTGGATGGTTAACCTGCAATTTCTCACTGGTATACGCACAATCGTTTGAAGATTCAAATTTTCTCTATTTCGGAAAGCAGACTGCGTCCTATAATGAATGTATCTATAAGAACTACAACATTACAATAACAGATCACAGTCAAAATGTAACCAGAATTTATGTACGAACTCCCGCCTTTCGTCGAGGTTTGGAGGATAAGTGTTTGAAGAGACTTCAAAACGCATGCCTATCCTCCAAAGTCCGAATTATCAAAACAATTCGCACATCGATGCTAACTGCAGAGGCGATTTTAACAGAGTTAAAGGAGTGTAAAGTGATTCATGTGATAAGGGATCCTAGAGCTACGGTGTTATCTCAAATACGTAACGATGGTtgtaatgaaaaaagaaattctaCGCTAGACTGTGCTAAGCGACATTGTGAAAATGTTTGGAATGACACTCTtgtcaaagaaaaaatgttaaaacgatTCCCTTACCGTATTTTAACCATATTGTATGAGAATGTTGTCTCTAAACCTAGTTTAATGGCAGAattaatgtataaatttgttgGAATGCAATTTTCTGAAGTTATTAGTAAATACGTTAATAGAATAGTATTAGAAGGTAATGTGACTGGGTGCAACGTATGTGAACGATCGTGGCAGGTTGGGAAGCATTCTAACACGTCTACATACCGTAAATTGTTGTTGGAAAGAATGAAACGGATtgacatattatatataaacagTGTTTGTAAAGAAGTATTGAATCattataaatacaaatttgacATAAGATAG
- the LOC123529275 gene encoding uncharacterized protein LOC123529275 isoform X1 — MSRFVTEKLDETVVSQFNCYIHTSVVLVYYKWCCVFVVMLRGYGLYILRLRLRSMKLGILCLVTTASVLTLTVWIRKDVRTNGRSMKHSVGWSNFTGVILLTYMRSGSSLTGDILQQNSNVFYVFEPLRILRDLIKHKKQIQWLNGTVSAIATLNTTDVKRQALIGWLTCNFSLVYAQSFEDSNFLYFGKQTASYNECIYKNYNITITDHSQNVTRIYVRTPAFRRGLEDKCLKRLQNACLSSKVRIIKTIRTSMLTAEAILTELKECKVIHVIRDPRATVLSQIRNDGCNEKRNSTLDCAKRHCENVWNDTLVKEKMLKRFPYRILTILYENVVSKPSLMAELMYKFVGMQFSEVISKYVNRIVLEGNVTGCNVCERSWQVGKHSNTSTYRKLLLERMKRIDILYINSVCKEVLNHYKYKFDIR; from the exons ATGTCACGCTTTGTTACAGAAAAGCTGGATGAGACAGTAGTTTCACAATTCAATTGTTACATTCACACTTCCGTTGTACTGGTTTATTACAAGTG GTGTTGTGTTTTTGTAGTCATGCTAAGAGGATACGGACTGTATATTCTGAGATTACGACTAAGGTCTATGAAGTTGGGGATTCTGTGCCTAGTTACTACAGCTTCAGTTTTAACTCTAACAG TATGGATTAGAAAAGATGTGCGGACAAACGGTCGAAGCATGAAACACTCTGTTG GATGGTCCAACTTTACGGGTGTCATTTTATTGACATATATGAGAAGTGGCTCGTCTTTAACTGGAGACATTCTGCAGCAGAACAGCAATGTATTCTATGTGTTTGAACCTCTCAGAATACTTCGAGATCTCATCAAACACAAGAAACAGATACAATGGCTGAACGGAACTGTCAG cGCTATAGCAACGCTGAATACTACAGATGTAAAGCGACAAGCTCTTATTGGATGGTTAACCTGCAATTTCTCACTGGTATACGCACAATCGTTTGAAGATTCAAATTTTCTCTATTTCGGAAAGCAGACTGCGTCCTATAATGAATGTATCTATAAGAACTACAACATTACAATAACAGATCACAGTCAAAATGTAACCAGAATTTATGTACGAACTCCCGCCTTTCGTCGAGGTTTGGAGGATAAGTGTTTGAAGAGACTTCAAAACGCATGCCTATCCTCCAAAGTCCGAATTATCAAAACAATTCGCACATCGATGCTAACTGCAGAGGCGATTTTAACAGAGTTAAAGGAGTGTAAAGTGATTCATGTGATAAGGGATCCTAGAGCTACGGTGTTATCTCAAATACGTAACGATGGTtgtaatgaaaaaagaaattctaCGCTAGACTGTGCTAAGCGACATTGTGAAAATGTTTGGAATGACACTCTtgtcaaagaaaaaatgttaaaacgatTCCCTTACCGTATTTTAACCATATTGTATGAGAATGTTGTCTCTAAACCTAGTTTAATGGCAGAattaatgtataaatttgttgGAATGCAATTTTCTGAAGTTATTAGTAAATACGTTAATAGAATAGTATTAGAAGGTAATGTGACTGGGTGCAACGTATGTGAACGATCGTGGCAGGTTGGGAAGCATTCTAACACGTCTACATACCGTAAATTGTTGTTGGAAAGAATGAAACGGATtgacatattatatataaacagTGTTTGTAAAGAAGTATTGAATCattataaatacaaatttgacATAAGATAG
- the LOC123529283 gene encoding baculoviral IAP repeat-containing protein 3-like, producing the protein MAAGVHPGENITGEDIQAYFRNRRNQSNRSEHDGNNTSTGLRSEVPRNGGQRSKCDSLGILIGKPKYRQYCTTESRIKSFEKWPEGKTQDTKQLAEAGFAYAGVDDSVRCFYCSIGLRDWPDGACPWEQHVLASQECGYVIHCKGKAYIRKILGESYQDPDEDAVKEAMQRNAEAVFAVREFCEDEKLIKRAIKSLIKHNIQKQNIQKQISAVELVKTIQQIEEGNKKQTDTTEQVPEDKEPDDIETDGEASESEEDIEETNRKLKDPVTCKICFNAIACIITLPCGHMVSCSQCISALTKCAVCRAKIERKVRALMAV; encoded by the coding sequence ATGGCCGCCGGTGTTCATCCTGGAGAGAATATTACGGGAGAAGATATTCAGGCTTACTTTCGGAACAGACGAAATCAAAGTAACCGCAGCGAACATGACGGTAATAACACTTCAACAGGACTGCGCAGTGAAGTGCCTAGGAATGGTGGACAACGTTCTAAGTGTGATAGCCTTGGTATTTTGATTGGTAAACCCAAGTACAGACAATATTGTACCACTGAGTCGCGAATTAAATCATTTGAAAAGTGGCCTGAAGGCAAAACACAAGATACAAAGCAACTTGCAGAAGCTGGATTTGCATATGCAGGCGTAGATGACTCTGTAAGATGTTTTTATTGTAGCATAGGACTTAGAGACTGGCCGGATGGAGCTTGTCCATGGGAACAACATGTTCTAGCCAGTCAGGAATGCGGTTATGTGATTCATTGCAAAGGGAAAGCATATATTAGAAAAATTCTAGGAGAAAGCTACCAAGACCCTGATGAGGACGCCGTAAAAGAAGCAATGCAGAGAAATGCGGAGGCTGTTTTTGCGGTAAGAGAGTTTTGTGAAGATGAAAAACTCATAAAAAGAGCAATTAAATCATTAATAAAGCATAATATACAGAagcaaaatatacagaaacaaatttcAGCTGTTGAACTCGTGAAAACAATACAACAAATCGAAGAGGGAAACAAAAAACAGACAGACACAACTGAACAAGTTCCGGAAGACAAAGAGCCTGACGATATTGAAACTGATGGAGAAGCTTCAGAATCTGAAGAAGATATCGAAGAGACTAATAGAAAGTTAAAAGATCCAGTaacttgtaaaatatgttttaatgcaattgCTTGTATTATTACTCTGCCATGTGGTCACATGGTCAGTTGCTCACAGTGTATCTCAGCACTGACTAAATGCGCAGTTTGCAGGGCGAAAATAGAAAGGAAGGTTCGAGCTCTGATGGCCGtttaa